Within Cucumis melo cultivar AY chromosome 4, USDA_Cmelo_AY_1.0, whole genome shotgun sequence, the genomic segment TCCATCCCGAAACTCGTGGCTTGAAGTTTGAAAGTGTAATTTTGCATGCAATTAGGATTTGTACTTTTTACccaaaaaaaatgaataaatgaTTGAAAACTTGTGACGTGGTTGTAGTGTTAAATTACAGCTAAGAAGAGAGATGCATAACCTGGGATGTGCGTTTGGTGATCATTGCCTCTAGTTTGGCCATCACCTCCATGGCCATGCTCAATGCTTGTTGAAAAGCCTTTGTGTCAATCTgtgtatttaatttaatccaattcAATACTCACAATATCAATGCCCTTCTGCTAATCACTGAATAATAACTTGACTTATTAATTGGACAAAATAATGACTTgacatatatatttgtatatatatgtagCAACAAAGGCAAaaataattactttttttttatatttaaaaatgaagaaTTTAAAAAGATCAAATTGTAGGTGGAGTAATTTTTTAGCAAGTTAACTAATTACCTTGGCTCCATGAAGTAGAGGGAGTTTGAGTGAGAATGTAGAAAGAAGAGAGGCTAAACTGCCAACTGATTCTTGGTTTCTTTTGTCTAACTTGGCCCATTGCTTCAGGAGACTAACTTGAGGGAAGATTATTCTGTATAATTTGATCTCCTTTCTCAACTTCTCAACTTCAATTCGT encodes:
- the LOC103503446 gene encoding QWRF motif-containing protein 7 translates to MRNQILEKRIEVEKLRKEIKLYRIIFPQVSLLKQWAKLDKRNQESVGSLASLLSTFSLKLPLLHGAKIDTKAFQQALSMAMEVMAKLEAMITKRTSQQLEKTLYVLTERLSIFKEQEECLEKLEEAVCSVITLLAKENSIRIQVIQATNSTMKDHPFPTC